A genome region from Nicotiana tabacum cultivar K326 chromosome 13, ASM71507v2, whole genome shotgun sequence includes the following:
- the LOC107807554 gene encoding GATA transcription factor 15-like: protein MVDLSDKSIRSEEMSSEISSPERSDVKTCADCGTTKTPLWRGGPAGPKSLCNACGIKSRKKIRALLGLNKEDKKPKKSMAFGNKSIGLQHQSCNSSSNSEDSRSNNFGKKTVSSLKRKVFPFGREVILQRPRSSSTQKRKLGEVEQAAFLLMALSCGSFCNKYNNYVSIRNDHMKT from the exons ATGGTGGATTTAAGTGATAAG AGTATAAGATCTGAAGAAATGAGTAGTGAAATTTCTTCACCAGAAAGGAGTGATGTTAAGACTTGTGCTGATTGTGGTACAACTAAAACTCCTCTTTGGAGAGGTGGACCTGCTGGTCCCAAG TCACTATGTAATGCCTGTGGGATTAAAAGCAGGAAAAAGATAAGAGCGCTTCTGGGGTTGAACAAAGAAGACAAGAAACCAAAGAAATCAATGGCATTTGGAAACAAAAGCATTGGACTACAGCACCAAAGTTGTAACAGTAGTAGCAACAGTGAAGATAGTAGAAGCaataattttgggaagaaaacTGTTTCTTCATTGAAAAGGAAAGTATTTCCTTTTGGAAGAGAAGTAATTTTGCAGAGACCAAGATCAAGTTCTACTCAGAAGAGGAAGTTGGGAGAAGTAGAACAAGCAGCATTTTTATTGATGGCTCTTTCTTGTGGCTCTTTTTGTAACAAGTACAATAATTATGTTTCAATCCGAAATGACCATATGAAAACATGA
- the LOC107807557 gene encoding uncharacterized protein LOC107807557: MARTSLPLTLQSILYIIIYISWKPLVYLFYQFITIIKTPPTQINPQIHKIADTHNYSDNSTPFYNPKTPSGFKTQKFPLLERKENMRNLSFSDEDNQSELPKTAIWWWRTPQDFDENGHLKVDISNLSNLTPRLKLLREMERLALISSEGIEDLRHKLITYRCGDFWLPVGGIKKEDMDIPPVITLLLVGLSASGKSSLVNYMYSVLGRSGLIPFAQTSSGNSHYTTMFLEEHNVLRSMRSGFCVYDTRGLDSNDMNEGLEEVSTWMTRGVRHNQPCLRHGDYKLINGGGTDASSLRSNTRYTKRKIDCVVVVADLSEINKAFNSGDLKPVETLKNLFNNPCIRKSNENPLLILTHGDMISAEERITSRLKICEYLGIPETTGAYDIACLTEQGILPEESDPVAAFALTEAVYRSLMQSDRNHLPKKNWKDWIVLFVAWIMCCIGSFFAMLAHFFSRFSHHNNKLKY; the protein is encoded by the exons ATGgcaagaacatctctgccacTAACTTTACAATCAATTTTATacattataatatatatatcgtGGAAACCACTTGTCTATCTCTTCTATCaatttattactattattaaaacCCCACCTACTCAAATAAATCCCCAGATCCATAAAATAGCTGACACCCATAATTACTCAGATAATTCAACTCCATTTTATAACCCAAAAACCCCTTCAGGATTCAAAACCCAAAAGTTTCCTCTtttagaaagaaaggaaaacatgAGAAATCTTTCATTTAGTGATGAAGATAATCAAAGTGAGTTACCAAAAACAGCAATTTGGTGGTGGAGAACACCTCAAGATTTTGATGAAAATGGTCATCTTAAAGTTGACATTTCTAATCTTTCAAACCTTACACCTAGGCTTAAACTTCTTAGAGAAATGGAGAGATTGGCTTTGATTTCAAGTGAGGGAATTGAAGATCTCAGACACAAGCTTATTACTTACAG gTGTGGGGATTTTTGGTTACCAGTAGGAGGAATAAAGAAAGAAGATATGGATATACCGCCAGTGATCACACTTCTACTAGTGGGGCTATCTGCTTCTGGGAAAAGCTCTCTTGTTAATTATATGTATAGTGTTCTTGGTCGATCTGGCCTCATTCCTTTTGCTCAAACTTCAA GTGGGAATTCACACTATACAACCATGTTCTTGGAAGAACACAATGTTTTGAGATCAATGAGAAGTGGATTTTGTGTGTATGATACAAGGGGCTTGGATTCTAATGATATGAACGAGGGTTTAGAGGAGGTTTCGACATGGATGACTCGTGGAGTTCGCCATAATCAACCTTGTCTTAGACATGGTGATTATAAGCTTATTAATGGTGGCGGAACAGATGCTAGTTCTTTACGATCAAATACAAGGTACACTAAGAGAAAAATTGATTGTGTAGTAGTTGTGGCTGACTTATCGGAGATTAACAAGGCTTTCAATTCTGGAGATTTGAAGCCTGTGGAGACCTTGAAGAATCTCTTCAACAACCCTTGTATAAGGAAATCAA ACGAGAATCCGTTATTAATACTAACACATGGTGACATGATTAGCGCGGAGGAAAGGATTACCAGCAGGCTGAAAATATGCGAATATTTAGGGATACCGGAGACGACAGGCGCCTATGATATAGCTTGCCTGACAGAGCAGGGGATATTGCCAGAAGAATCAGATCCAGTAGCAGCATTTGCCCTAACTGAAGCAGTGTATAGATCTCTAATGCAATCTGATAGAAACCATCTCCCTAAGAAGAATTGGAAGGATTGGATTGTGCTTTTTGTGGCATGGATCATGTGTTGCATTGGTTCCTTCTTTGCAATGCTTGCACATTTCTTCTCAAGATTTAGCCATCACAATAACAAACTTAAGTATTAA